The proteins below come from a single Aspergillus oryzae RIB40 DNA, chromosome 5 genomic window:
- a CDS encoding phosphoinositide binding protein ATG18 (uncharacterized conserved protein, contains WD40 repeats) has protein sequence MAMNFVTFNQDYSYLAVATAKGFRIFTTDPFAKSYETKEGNIAIIEMLFSTSLVALILSPRRLQITNTKRQSTICELTFPTTVLAVKLNRKRLVIVLEDQIYLYDIQTMKLLYTIETSPNPSAICALSPSSDNCYLAYPLPHKAPPTSFTPPSHAPPGNTHISPTSGEVLIFDTLKLEAINVIEAHRSPLACITLNSDGTLIATASDKGTIIRVFSVPDGHKLYQFRRGSIPSRIYSMSFNTTSTLLCVSSSTETIHLFKLSQGQSSESSLPSPSAPQRSMSQSSLSNSPDEDETSGDKDSSEFHSRKHNGTLMGMLRRTSQTVGSSFAAKVGGYLPKGVSEMWEPARDFAWIKLPKSNPGPGGNGNTGPLRSVVAMSNNTPQVMVVTSDGNFYVFSIDLSKGGEGTLTKQYS, from the exons ATGGCGATGAACTTCGTGACATTCAACCAGGACTACAGCTACTTGGCTGTGG CGACTGCCAAGGGGTTTCGCATATTCACAACAGACCCTTTCGCCAAGAGCTATGAGACCAAGGAAGGGAACATTGCTATAATCGAGATGCTGTTTTCGACATCTTTGGTCGCGTTGATTCTCTCACCACGTCGCTTGCAAATCACTAATACAAAG CGCCAATCTACAATATGCGAGTTAACGTTTCCCACCACTGTCCTAGCGGTTAAACTGAACCGGAAACGGCTCGTCATCGTTCTAGAAGACCAGATCTATCTCTATgacatccagaccatgaaGCTGCTATATACCATCGAGACATCTCCAAATCCTAGTG CAATCTGTGCTCTGTCTCCCTCCTCCGATAATTGCTATCTCGCATACCCTCTTCCACATAAAGCTCCGCCTACGTCCTTTACTCCTCCGTCCCATGCGCCTCCCGGGAACACACATATTTCACCTACAAGCGGCGAAGTACTGATATTCGATACACTGAAGCTAGAAGCAATCAATGTCATAGAAGCCCATCGATCTCCACTGGCATGCATAACGCTCAACAGTGATGGTACTCTGATAGCTACCGCTTCTGATAAAGGGACTATCATTCGGGTCTTCTCCGTACCTGACGGTCACAAGCTATACCAATTCAGGCGAGGCTCGATACCTTCCAGGATATACAGCATGTCGTTCAATACGACCTCCACCCTTCTTTGcgtctcatcctccaccgaAACCATACATCTGTTTAAGTTGAGTCAAGGCCAATCTTCGGAAAGTTCTCTGCCGTCCCCTTCAGCGCCCCAAAGAAGCATGAGTCAGAGCTCTCTGAGTAACTCTCcggatgaggatgaaacgAGTGGTGACAAAGACTCCTCCGAATTTCATTCCAGGAAACACAATGGCACTCTAATGGGCATGCTTCGGCGAACCTCACAAACCGTTGGAAGCTCGTTCGCCGCCAAGGTGGGCGGATATCTTCCAAAGGGTGTTAGTGAGATGTGGGAGCCAGCGCGAGACTTTGCTTGGATCAAACTTCCGAAGTCGAACCCCGGCCCGGGGGGCAACGGCAACACCGGACCCCTGCGAAGTGTTGTAGCAATGAGCAACAACACCCCCCAAGTGATGGTTGTGACCAGCGATGGCAATTTTTACGTTTTTAGCATCGATCTTTccaaaggaggggaaggaaccCTAACCAAACAATAC